In a single window of the Botrytis cinerea B05.10 chromosome 10, complete sequence genome:
- the Bcbre1 gene encoding Bcbre1, translating into MEDRKRAAGQSTDDLAPPTKRQATNGAGKASADSENTAPWSEDIEKYQKDAIYRQMLEYKREKATLESQLKTIQKKSTDHDDHLRIIDAWWTQLLEEVTLLAENDIPNVEKPEISFSTSLQFHGIKAFSDQLASKGREIKSKLHRIFTAVAAAHGKPSADLQDLQAKVTKMLASQKEYLVTVDRLRNEKEELNELLELASLRYVKAEKRLDRLRSDTVRKEEAKALFHSTANGAKVENGVDTEMTNGITEDKEANQSAYKEAQAVVEKQKEQLEAMAAENKSLTEQITAASIKQAPSDDDYARTELFKQFRIQHEDVIKRINHLEATNIQLREEAEKLQAERTAYRIQIENEAETTAGELESQLQRLDADLTRIRSARDELLADLSVRKAKQDQDDAAVEHLKELVGAKDDRITSLELEVERLRQIAEQSCQPTPGPEIDSLNLEELRVKYDLLQQGYDSINKELPALQSAYKRVQALTSKKVMDFTALEEKVSILAAEKSKADQKYFAARKDMDIRLTEVRTLKNQNAKSSEIISQLKDVETSDRTLLSNLEKQLSDMRQSNASIMTENKKLEASSREATSKCESLKNQAAELTNLLKSKDSANSGTKQKIHAVELENEQLRVRCEQIQKDRDTWKQKSLSNQSGEEEMLRTLALCTVCRANFKNTVLKTCGHLFCNSCVDDRISNRMRKCPNCAKPFDKLDVMTAHM; encoded by the exons ATGGAGGATAGGAAGAGGGCAGCTGGCCAGAGCACCGATGATCTGGCACCCCCTACCAAGAGACAAGCTACCAACGGTGCCGGGAAGGCCTCTGCAGATTCTGAAAATACCGCGCCGTGGTCTGAAGACATTGAG AAATACCAAAAAGATGCGATTTATCGACAAATGCTCGAGTACAAACGAGAGAAGGCAACTTTGGAATCACAATTGAAGACAATACAAAAGAAGTCTACAGATCATGATGATCATCTGAGAATCATTGATGCTTGGTGGACACAG TTATTAGAAGAAGTGACACTACTCGCAGAAAATGATATTCCAAATGTGGAAAAGCCAGAAA TATCCTTCTCGACTTCTTTACAATTTCACGGCATCAAAGCCTTCTCGGATCAATTGGCATCAAAAGGCAGAGAAATAAAATCGAAATTACATAGAATATTTACTGCTGTTGCAGCCGCTCATGGCAAACCCTCGGCAGACTTGCAAGATCTTCAAGCAAAGGTTACGAAAATGCTGGCTTCTCAGAAAGAATATCTCGTCACAGTAGACAGACTCCGCaacgagaaagaagaactgAATGAGCTTCTCGAATTGGCATCGCTACGTTATGTTAAAGCCGAAAAACGTTTAGATAGGTTGAGGAGTGATACAGTTCGAAAAGAAGAGGCCAAGGCATTGTTTCATAGTACTGCTAATGGCGCCAAAGTCGAAAATGGCGTGGACACTGAAATGACGAATGGCATAACGGAAGACAAGGAAGCTAACCAATCAGCATACAAAGAGGCACAAGCCGTAGtcgaaaagcaaaaagagcAACTCGAAGCCATGGCTGCAGAGAATAAATCACTAACAGAACAAATTACTGCGGCCAGTATCAAGCAAGCACCCTCGGACGACGACTATGCTCGGACTGAGcttttcaaacaatttcGTATTCAACATGAAGATGTCATCAAACGTATCAATCACCTCGAAGCCACTAATATACAACTGCGAGAGGAGGCCGAGAAATTACAAGCTGAACGAACTGCATATCGTATACAAATAGAGAACGAAGCGGAAACGACTGCCGGCGAACTAGAAAGTCAACTTCAACGCTTGGATGCCGATTTGACGAGGATTCGATCTGCCCGGGATGAGTTACTTGCTGATCTTAGCGTGCGAAAGGCTAAACAGGACCAGGATGATGCAGCTGTCGAgcatttgaaagaattaGTTGGAGCAAAGGATGATCGTATTACATCTCTTGAACTTGAAGTCGAACGTTTGAGACAAATCGCCGAGCAATCATGCCAACCCACACCAGGACCGGAGATAGATTCGTTAAACCTCGAAGAATTGCGTGTCAAGTATGATCTTCTTCAGCAAGGTTATGACTCGATCAACAAAGAATTGCCTGCCCTTCAATCCGCGTACAAACGAGTCCAGGCACTGACGAGCAAGAAAGTCATGGACTTCACGGCTCTCGAAGAAAAGGTTTCGATTTTGGCTGCTGAGAAGAGCAAGGCTGATCAGAAATATTTTGCGGCCCGAAAGGATATGGATATTCGCCTCACAGAAGTCCGAACTTTGAAGAATCAAAACGCTAAAAGTTCCGAGATAATCTCCCAACTCAAAGATGTGGAGACATCTGATCGAACTCTGTTAAGTAATTTGGAGAAACAACTAAGTGATATGAGACAATCCAACGCCTCTATTATGACCGAGAACAAGAAGTTGGAGGCATCGAGCAGAGAGGCCACAAGCAAATGTGAAAGCCTAAAGAACCAAGCAGCAGAATTGACGAACCTTCTCAAATCCAAGGATTCCGCGAACTCTGGTACCAAACAAAAGATTCACGCTGTGGAGTTGGAGAATGAACAACTTCGGGTTCGTTGCGAACAGATCCAAAAAGATCGAGATACATGGAAACAAAAGAGCTTGAGTAATCAATCTGGCGAGGAGGAAATGCTCAGA ACTCTTGCATTATGTACCGTTTGTCGAGCAAACTTCAAAAACACTGTTTTAAAGACATGTGGGCATCTCTTCTGCAATTCATGCGTGGATGATCGGATTTCCAACCGTATGAGAAAGTGTCCCAATTGCGCTAAACCTTTCGACAAATTGGATGTCATGACCGCTCATATGTAA
- the Bcbdp1 gene encoding Bcbdp1: protein MSSMLRKGGKSFKPSARPRPNPTRPSSSQPAAARPSSETQLQAPVSATQPSIPTPTLTEDVAGREPSQTTISEPVQVTPQSQHAPPAQPQIPIATSNDDTSASINNTAKRKSREDDVDVTLQVERPPTKARKLTPPSDEVQHSGNNAPSQHIPTVPTTIPKAVSAPSNNQTLAEPSRNEQQAVDDEDLPPISHITTNNTTTAKAVPVNPPQTLNSFAPTISKEIPRITTTIDRTRAPASAPTQVIGESLQTPPASLEDADLSGMGAGEASQTSHLVSTVTPTSEEAPTPVDGEAASALKKPRKKAAPRKKKVQVEDGDEDRTEVEIQLNRPRKTGGSTRERRNKDGEAPKKRRDREGTPEDAENEVIEPTVMKMADLCKDIRIGKKFSRHDEIKLRHARKKIDAQLAERPELAGLINNAPPENNAEPVEAPAAVVNNNGLQMRVIDGQIVLDDQSMQVDRHRQARNPGQVLEEIEENEFTRVVNSGQYMKRSAAVRWDSTSNELFYQGLRQFGTAFEMIAAMFPDRNRRQIKLKFVREERQNPAKVDRALKGKTDEIDFEEYTQLTGQKFEDSAEIKAEQQRLEDEHNAEEEKVEAAKAAADRRKKEAISKAGRRGNGGASDGEDGPESQKENTGAALLGMGRKKPAKSKKSNKASMQGGGEEIEILGEV from the coding sequence ATGTCTTCCATGCTCAGAAAAGGTGGAAAGTCGTTCAAACCCAGTGCTCGTCCTCGACCGAATCCTACCAgaccatcttcatcacaacCTGCAGCAGCAAGACCAAGTTCCGAAACTCAATTACAAGCACCAGTATCTGCGACTCAACCATCTATCCCCACACCTACATTAACTGAAGATGTTGCAGGGAGAGAACCATCTCAAACCACAATTTCAGAACCAGTCCAAGTAACCCCTCAATCACAACATGCTCCGCCAGCTCAACCTCAGATACCAATCGCCACCTCGAATGATGACACTTCCGCGAGCATAAATAATACGGCCAAGAGAAAATCTAGAGAAGATGATGTGGACGTCACGCTTCAAGTTGAGCGACCGCCTACAAAAGCCCGAAAATTGACCCCTCCCTCAGATGAGGTGCAACATTCTGGAAACAACGCGCCCTCACAACATATTCCAACTGTACCTACGACTATACCCAAAGCAGTGTCGGCAccttcaaataatcaaactTTAGCGGAGCCAAGCCGCAATGAACAGCAAGCCGTAGACGACGAAGATTTGCCTCCAATTAGCCACATAACTACGAATAATACTACAACCGCAAAGGCTGTTCCAGTAAACCCACCTCAAACTCTGAATAGTTTTGCTCCTACAATCTCCAAAGAAATTCCGCGAATAACTACCACAATCGACAGAACAAGAGCACCTGCGTCTGCACCTACGCAAGTAATTGGTGAAAGCTTACAAACCCCGCCTGCATCGCTTGAGGATGCCGATTTATCTGGAATGGGAGCGGGTGAGGCGAGTCAGACGTCTCATCTAGTCTCTACAGTAACTCCAACTTCCGAAGAAGCACCTACTCCAGTCGACGGAGAAGCAGCGTCAGCCCTCAAAAAGCCGAGGAAGAAGGCAGCACcaaggaaaaagaaggttCAGGTCGAAGACGGCGACGAAGATAGAACTGAAgttgaaattcaattgaacaGGCCCCGTAAGACTGGAGGATCGACTCGAGAACGCAGGAACAAGGACGGCGAGGCACctaagaagagaagagatcgAGAAGGCACTCCAGAAGATGCGGAAAACGAAGTCATCGAACCTACGGTTATGAAAATGGCAGATCTCTGTAAAGATATTCGCATTGGCAAGAAATTCAGTAGACATGACGAAATCAAGCTTAGGCATGCCCGAAAAAAAATTGATGCGCAATTGGCGGAACGTCCCGAACTTGCAGGTCTAATCAACAACGCGCCACCTGAGAATAACGCCGAGCCTGTTGAAGCGCCAGCTGCTGTCGTTAACAACAACGGATTACAAATGCGAGTTATAGACGGACAAATTGTACTGGATGACCAATCTATGCAAGTCGATCGACATAGGCAAGCACGAAATCCAGGTCAAGTGCTGgaagaaatagaagaaaACGAATTTACACGGGTGGTGAATTCCGGGCAATATATGAAGCGTTCCGCAGCTGTACGATGGGATTCGACTTCGAACGAATTGTTCTACCAGGGCCTTCGGCAATTTGGTACAGCATTTGAAATGATCGCAGCGATGTTTCCAGACCGCAATAGAAGACAAATCAAACTAAAATTTGTCCGAGAAGAACGCCAAAATCCAGCTAAAGTCGATCGAGCTCTCAAAGGAAAGACAGACGAGATTGATTTCGAAGAGTATACTCAGCTTACAGGCCAAAAATTCGAGGATTCAGCAGAGATCAAAGCAGAACAACAACGACTCGAAGATGAGCACAAtgcagaggaagagaaagttgaAGCTGCCAAAGCGGCGGCTGacaggagaaagaaagaagctaTTTCCAAAGCTGGAAGAAGAGGCAACGGCGGTGCTAGCGATGGTGAAGATGGGCCAGAGTCACAAAAGGAGAACACTGGTGCTGCTTTGCTCGGaatgggaaggaaaaaaCCAGCCAAGTCTAAGAAGTCCAATAAAGCTTCTATGCAaggtggtggagaagagatagaaattCTTGGTGAAGTATAA